The following are from one region of the Camelus dromedarius isolate mCamDro1 chromosome 16, mCamDro1.pat, whole genome shotgun sequence genome:
- the EVI2A gene encoding protein EVI2A: protein MEHTGNYLHLAFLMTTVFSLSPGTKANYTHLWTNNTVVWDPDIQNKTGRSQNENINTNPTTSEVDKKGNSTNMPEIATSSHMMSLTPKTELELYISSVVRKSSPTAQSIENTSKNHSKIFKKDACEENNNKMAMLVCLIIIAVLFLICTILFLSTVVLANKVSSLRRSKQVGKRQPRSNGDFLASSGLWSAESDTWKRAKQLTGPNLMMQSTGVLTATRARKDGEGTEQLTN from the coding sequence ATGGAACACACAGGAAATTACCTGCACCTTGCCTTTCTGATGACAACAGTTTTTTCTTTGTCTCCCGGAACAAAAGCAAACTACACACATCTGTGGACTAATAATACTGTTGTCTGGGATCCAGATATTCAAAATAAGACAGGCAGAAgccaaaatgaaaacattaacacAAACCCTACAACTTCTGAAGTAGATAAAAAAGGTAATTCTACAAACATGCCTGAAATAGCAACATCATCTCACATGATGTCTTTAACTCCTAAAACTGAACTGGAGCTTTATATATCTTCTGTTGTCAGGAAGAGTTCTCCAACAGCCCAGAGCAttgaaaacacaagcaaaaatcacagtaaaattttcaaaaaagatgCTTGtgaggaaaacaacaacaaaatggccATGCTAGTTTGCTTAATTATAATCGCAGTGCTTTTTCTTATctgtaccattttatttttatcaactgTGGTTCTGGCAAACAAAGTCTCATCTCTCCGACGTTCAAAACAAGTAGGCAAGCGTCAGCCTAGAAGCAATGGCGATTTCCTGGCAAGCAGCGGTCTATGGTCTGCTGAATCAGACACTTGGAAAAGAGCAAAACAGCTCACAGGGCCCAACCTAATGATGCAATCTACTGGCGTGCTCACAGCTACAAGGGCAagaaaagatggagaaggaaCTGAACAACTCACCAACTAA